The proteins below are encoded in one region of Segatella copri:
- a CDS encoding fumarate hydratase, producing the protein MAKTPDFKYAPMFQIGEDKTEYRLISKEGVSTAEFEGKTILKVSKEALTLLAQQGFHDVEFKLRREHNLQVAKILSDPEASENDKYVALQFLRNAETAVKGILPFCQDTGTAIIHGEKGQRVWTDFEDEEALSLGVYNTFTQDNLRYSQNAPLNMYDEVNTRCNLPAQIDIEATEGDEYRFVMVAKGGGSANKTYFYPMTKATIQNEGTLLPFLVEKMKSLGTAACPPYHIAFVIGGTSAEKNLLTVKLASIKYYDELPTTGDETGRAFRDIDLENKLLEEAHKIGLGAQFGGKYLAHDIRVIRLPRHGASCPIGMGVSCSADRNIKAKINKDGIWLEKMDENPTELIPEELRNPGEGTKGIEIDLDKGIDAVRAELSKYPVSTRVNLKGTIIVARDIAHAKLKARLDAGEEMPEYFKNHPILYAGPAKTPEGYPCGSMGPTTANRMDPYVDEFQDHGASLVMIAKGNRGDVVTEACKKHGGFYLGTIGGVAAVLSKSSIKSIECVEYPELGMEAIWKITVEDFPAFILVDDKGNDFFKQLKPWTPCKECQK; encoded by the coding sequence ATGGCAAAAACTCCAGATTTTAAGTATGCTCCAATGTTCCAGATTGGAGAGGACAAGACAGAGTATCGCCTTATCTCTAAGGAAGGCGTAAGTACAGCAGAGTTCGAGGGTAAGACTATCCTCAAGGTTTCTAAGGAAGCTCTTACTTTGCTGGCACAGCAGGGTTTCCACGACGTAGAGTTCAAGCTCCGTCGTGAGCACAACCTCCAGGTGGCTAAGATTCTCAGCGACCCAGAGGCTTCTGAGAACGACAAGTATGTAGCACTCCAGTTCCTCCGCAATGCAGAGACTGCCGTGAAGGGCATCCTCCCATTCTGCCAGGATACAGGTACTGCCATCATCCACGGTGAGAAGGGTCAGCGCGTATGGACCGACTTCGAGGATGAAGAGGCTTTGAGCCTGGGTGTATACAACACCTTTACACAGGACAACCTCCGTTATTCTCAGAACGCTCCTCTCAACATGTATGATGAGGTGAACACCCGTTGCAACCTTCCTGCTCAGATTGATATCGAGGCTACAGAGGGCGACGAGTACCGCTTCGTGATGGTAGCTAAGGGTGGTGGCTCTGCCAACAAGACCTACTTCTACCCAATGACCAAGGCTACTATCCAGAACGAGGGCACATTGCTCCCATTCCTCGTAGAGAAGATGAAGAGTCTGGGTACAGCAGCATGTCCTCCTTACCACATCGCCTTCGTAATCGGTGGTACTTCAGCTGAGAAGAACCTCCTCACCGTGAAGTTGGCTTCTATCAAGTACTACGATGAGTTGCCTACAACAGGTGATGAGACGGGTCGTGCTTTCCGTGACATCGACTTGGAGAACAAGCTCCTCGAAGAGGCTCACAAGATTGGCTTGGGTGCACAGTTCGGCGGTAAGTATCTCGCTCACGATATCCGCGTGATCCGTTTGCCACGTCATGGTGCAAGCTGCCCTATCGGTATGGGTGTAAGCTGCTCTGCCGACCGTAACATCAAGGCTAAGATCAACAAGGATGGTATCTGGTTGGAGAAGATGGATGAGAACCCAACAGAGTTGATTCCAGAAGAGCTCCGTAACCCAGGTGAGGGTACCAAGGGTATCGAGATTGACCTCGACAAGGGTATCGACGCAGTTCGTGCTGAGTTGAGCAAGTATCCAGTAAGCACCCGTGTTAACTTGAAGGGTACCATCATCGTGGCTCGTGACATCGCTCACGCTAAGCTCAAGGCTCGTCTGGATGCAGGCGAGGAGATGCCTGAGTACTTCAAGAATCACCCTATCCTCTATGCAGGACCAGCCAAGACTCCAGAGGGTTATCCATGTGGCTCTATGGGACCTACCACAGCCAACCGTATGGACCCATACGTAGATGAGTTCCAGGATCATGGCGCTAGCCTTGTAATGATTGCCAAGGGTAACCGTGGCGATGTTGTTACAGAGGCTTGCAAGAAGCATGGTGGTTTCTACCTCGGTACTATCGGTGGTGTAGCTGCCGTTCTCTCTAAGAGTTCTATCAAGAGCATCGAGTGCGTAGAGTACCCAGAGCTCGGTATGGAGGCTATCTGGAAGATTACCGTAGAGGACTTCCCTGCATTCATCCTCGTAGATGATAAGGGCAACGACTTCTTCAAGCAGTTGAAGCCTTGGACTCCTTGCAAGGAATGCCAGAAGTAA
- a CDS encoding phosphoribosylaminoimidazolecarboxamide formyltransferase/IMP cyclohydrolase: MAETKKIKTALVSVFHKDGLDELLAKLNEEGVKFLSTGGTQKFIESLGYECEKVEEVTTYPSILGGRVKTLHPKIFGGILARRDNEGDQEQMKEYEIPSIDLVIVDLYPFEQTVASGASDADIIEKIDIGGISLIRAGAKNFKDVVIVPSKAEYGVLLDILKKKGAETDIEDRKMFAERAFGVSSHYDTAIHAWFAK, from the coding sequence ATGGCTGAAACAAAGAAAATCAAGACAGCGTTGGTGTCTGTCTTCCACAAGGATGGCTTGGACGAATTGCTCGCCAAGTTGAATGAAGAGGGTGTAAAGTTCCTGAGTACTGGTGGTACCCAGAAGTTTATCGAATCTTTGGGTTATGAATGCGAGAAAGTTGAGGAGGTCACTACCTATCCATCTATCTTGGGTGGTCGCGTAAAGACTCTTCATCCTAAAATATTTGGAGGTATCTTGGCTCGCCGTGACAACGAGGGTGACCAGGAGCAGATGAAGGAATACGAAATCCCTTCAATCGATCTCGTCATCGTAGACTTGTATCCTTTCGAGCAGACTGTAGCTAGCGGTGCTAGCGATGCTGATATCATCGAGAAAATCGATATTGGCGGTATCTCTTTGATTCGTGCAGGTGCCAAAAACTTCAAGGACGTGGTTATCGTTCCTAGCAAGGCAGAATACGGCGTATTGCTCGATATCCTGAAGAAGAAGGGTGCTGAGACTGATATCGAAGACCGCAAGATGTTTGCAGAGCGTGCATTCGGTGTAAGCTCTCACTACGATACTGCAATCCATGCATGGTTTGCTAAGTAA
- a CDS encoding thiol protease/hemagglutinin PrtT, whose product MKKKEERKKWKGLKNGFLLVGFIALLIASSQTVRAEEITWQRAAEIAKRYVTLPQDTGMKAKEKGRKNKTCSPYYIYNDARGKGFVIVSGDDQMGEVLGYSKEGSLDTLNANPCVKLLLSGYRQTFEVLKEGKVKVQSHTRTGLYSKTVAPMLKSKWGQSYPFNAKTGYDYSGCVATAVAQMMYYHQWPAQGQGKNEYVVTYYQAKKSADFSQSHYDWANMLPDYRYPVQATPAEIDAVALLMNDVGVASFMQYTPSASGTQGVFAYQALQKHFDYSAAYVTKAVEGPGRFAEILRQELLNGCPVYLEGRPAGSASGHAWVTDGFDENGLFHMNFGWEGQGDAYYSLTNLNVSQTGSEFQGKPLAFNRAITAILAHPNNGKYPEIERGLLETSPQLMFNEGGSLSLKEASGKLFDPSQPVTVEMNSFVNRGKPFRGDIGVAVYDEAGKLKQVVYSDDHQQGGFTERLYGGEQKGWMGTDYLIHQAQKISLSLAGLENGYYRIIAICAARKDDGSWDDFLPMKKAPVIGVELKDGAGRISEICSEDARFQLMGQPRLDGKAEQGSKVRAFFTIKNLNGVPRDCYLRVKLLDENQEVVLSTRVDQLTEIDGFSEAEIPILLSVPAQLAPGYYQVKLEITSDEAETQDCPVNGIHDQDAAYIEVVKGEEKPLMAKAEVFLADDSNEKIETGSVDVSKVSLFKMGVSLRTTEDRSYEGHVSLISEDVDTKEEIEVNGLSDDVTVSSTLDVPLYSYWLRKNNLPWTDGHTYLFRVMGEIGGKNVELKNPQEPTYFLKRKGYILILYQDIATGIENATISDTETEICREGHQLLVSGKDVRKIKLYHAGGNLLRQASGTDGKTVSLSLQGIRQGVYLLRVETGMQSKTYKLLL is encoded by the coding sequence ATGAAAAAGAAAGAAGAAAGGAAAAAATGGAAGGGACTGAAAAACGGGTTCCTGTTGGTGGGATTCATAGCCCTGCTGATAGCCAGTTCGCAAACTGTTCGTGCCGAGGAAATCACTTGGCAGAGGGCGGCGGAGATAGCTAAGAGATATGTTACTCTGCCGCAAGATACCGGTATGAAAGCAAAGGAGAAGGGCAGGAAAAACAAGACCTGTTCACCTTATTATATATATAATGATGCGCGGGGAAAGGGATTCGTTATCGTATCAGGTGATGACCAGATGGGTGAAGTGCTGGGATACAGCAAAGAAGGTAGTCTCGATACGCTCAATGCCAATCCCTGCGTAAAACTGCTGCTTTCGGGATACCGACAGACTTTCGAGGTGCTGAAAGAAGGAAAGGTGAAGGTGCAAAGCCATACACGCACCGGACTTTACTCTAAAACCGTAGCGCCGATGCTGAAAAGCAAATGGGGACAGTCGTATCCGTTTAATGCTAAAACGGGATATGATTACAGCGGCTGTGTGGCTACGGCTGTGGCTCAGATGATGTATTATCATCAGTGGCCGGCTCAGGGACAGGGAAAAAACGAATATGTGGTAACCTACTACCAGGCCAAGAAGAGTGCGGATTTCAGTCAGTCGCACTACGACTGGGCCAACATGTTGCCCGACTACCGCTATCCGGTTCAGGCTACTCCTGCAGAGATTGATGCCGTAGCCTTACTGATGAACGATGTGGGTGTGGCTTCTTTCATGCAATATACGCCCAGCGCAAGTGGAACCCAGGGAGTCTTCGCCTATCAGGCGCTGCAGAAGCATTTCGATTATTCGGCAGCCTACGTTACGAAAGCTGTAGAAGGACCGGGGAGGTTTGCAGAAATCCTGAGACAGGAACTGCTTAACGGATGTCCGGTTTATCTGGAAGGCAGACCAGCCGGTTCGGCTTCCGGTCATGCCTGGGTAACTGATGGTTTCGATGAAAACGGCCTCTTCCACATGAACTTCGGTTGGGAGGGACAGGGCGATGCCTATTATTCGCTCACCAATCTCAATGTTTCGCAGACCGGAAGTGAGTTTCAGGGCAAACCGCTTGCCTTTAACCGTGCCATTACCGCCATCTTAGCTCATCCCAACAACGGGAAATATCCCGAAATAGAGCGCGGACTGCTGGAAACTTCGCCGCAGCTGATGTTCAACGAGGGTGGTTCTCTCAGCCTGAAAGAGGCGTCGGGAAAGTTATTCGACCCTTCACAGCCGGTAACTGTCGAGATGAATTCCTTCGTCAACAGAGGCAAGCCTTTCAGGGGTGACATCGGTGTTGCCGTTTATGATGAAGCGGGGAAACTCAAGCAGGTGGTTTATTCTGATGATCATCAGCAGGGAGGCTTTACGGAAAGACTTTATGGCGGAGAGCAGAAGGGATGGATGGGAACTGATTATCTGATCCATCAGGCTCAGAAAATCAGTCTCAGTCTTGCCGGTCTTGAAAACGGCTATTACCGTATCATCGCTATATGTGCAGCACGGAAGGATGATGGTTCATGGGATGATTTCCTGCCGATGAAGAAGGCACCTGTTATCGGGGTGGAACTGAAAGACGGTGCCGGCCGCATCTCTGAAATCTGTTCGGAAGATGCCCGCTTCCAACTGATGGGGCAGCCAAGACTTGACGGCAAAGCTGAACAGGGCAGCAAGGTACGAGCCTTCTTCACTATCAAGAACCTCAATGGTGTGCCGCGCGACTGTTACCTAAGAGTGAAACTGCTGGATGAGAACCAGGAGGTTGTGCTGAGTACACGTGTGGACCAGCTGACCGAAATAGATGGTTTCAGCGAGGCCGAAATCCCGATTCTCCTTTCGGTTCCTGCCCAGCTTGCTCCGGGATATTATCAGGTGAAACTGGAGATTACTTCGGATGAAGCCGAAACCCAGGATTGTCCGGTCAACGGTATCCACGATCAGGATGCAGCCTATATAGAGGTGGTAAAGGGAGAGGAGAAACCGCTGATGGCAAAAGCTGAAGTCTTTCTGGCTGATGATTCAAACGAGAAGATAGAAACCGGAAGCGTCGATGTATCGAAGGTATCTCTCTTCAAGATGGGAGTTTCGCTGCGTACGACAGAAGACCGCAGTTACGAGGGGCATGTTTCCCTCATCTCTGAAGATGTAGATACTAAGGAAGAAATAGAGGTAAATGGACTCAGCGATGATGTAACCGTCTCATCAACACTCGACGTGCCGCTTTACAGCTACTGGCTGCGCAAGAATAATCTGCCTTGGACCGACGGTCATACCTATCTGTTCAGGGTGATGGGCGAGATAGGAGGAAAGAACGTGGAACTGAAGAATCCGCAGGAACCTACTTATTTTCTCAAGCGAAAGGGCTATATCCTTATTCTCTATCAGGATATAGCTACAGGAATAGAAAATGCTACTATCTCTGATACTGAAACCGAGATCTGTCGCGAGGGACATCAACTCCTGGTTTCGGGCAAGGACGTGAGAAAGATTAAACTGTATCATGCGGGAGGAAACCTGCTCAGACAGGCGTCTGGTACGGATGGAAAAACTGTCAGTCTCTCTTTACAGGGTATCAGACAAGGCGTTTATCTGTTGCGGGTAGAAACCGGTATGCAAAGCAAGACATATAAACTGCTGCTTTAA
- the hflX gene encoding GTPase HflX, whose translation MKEFVISEVKAETAVLVGLITKTQDEAKTKEYLDELEFLADTAGAVTVKRFTQKVVSPNQTTYVGKGKLEEIKEYIKNEEEEDREVGMVIFDDELSAKQIRNIEQELQVKILDRTSLILDIFAMRAQTAAAKTQVELAQYRYMLPRLQRLWTHLERQGGGSGSGGGKGSVGLRGPGETQLEMDRRIILGRMSLLKERLAEIDKQKTTQRKNRGRMVRVALVGYTNVGKSTIMNLLSKSEVFAENKLFATLDTTVRKVVVDNLPFLLADTVGFIRKLPTDLVDSFKSTLDETREADLLLHVVDISHPDFEEQIQVVENTLKELDCADKPSMIIFNKIDNYSWVEKEEDDLTPMEKENIPLEDLKKTWMAKLNEDCLFISAKNKENIDEFREILYKKVRELHVQKYPYNDFLYQDYE comes from the coding sequence ATGAAAGAATTTGTAATATCAGAAGTCAAGGCGGAAACCGCTGTACTCGTGGGTCTGATTACCAAGACGCAGGATGAAGCCAAGACAAAAGAATATCTCGACGAGTTGGAATTTCTTGCCGATACTGCGGGGGCTGTCACCGTAAAGCGATTCACGCAGAAGGTGGTTTCTCCTAACCAGACCACCTATGTGGGTAAGGGTAAACTCGAAGAAATCAAAGAATATATCAAAAACGAAGAAGAGGAAGATAGAGAAGTAGGTATGGTCATCTTTGATGATGAGCTTTCTGCCAAACAGATCCGTAACATCGAACAGGAACTGCAGGTGAAGATTCTGGACCGCACCTCACTCATCCTCGATATCTTCGCCATGCGTGCGCAAACCGCTGCGGCTAAAACCCAGGTAGAGTTGGCGCAATACCGCTATATGCTCCCTCGTCTGCAAAGACTCTGGACTCACCTGGAACGACAGGGCGGTGGTTCAGGATCTGGTGGCGGTAAGGGATCTGTTGGTCTGCGTGGACCGGGTGAGACCCAGCTCGAGATGGACCGCCGTATCATCCTCGGCAGAATGAGTCTCCTCAAAGAGCGACTGGCAGAAATCGACAAGCAGAAGACTACACAGCGAAAAAACAGAGGCAGAATGGTGCGCGTGGCACTGGTGGGCTATACCAACGTAGGTAAATCTACCATCATGAATCTGCTCAGCAAGAGCGAGGTGTTTGCAGAGAACAAACTCTTTGCCACCCTCGACACCACCGTACGCAAGGTGGTGGTAGACAACCTGCCGTTCCTCCTTGCCGATACCGTAGGATTCATCCGCAAATTGCCAACCGACCTGGTCGACTCATTCAAGAGTACCCTTGACGAGACACGCGAGGCCGACCTCCTTTTGCACGTAGTAGACATCTCACATCCCGACTTCGAAGAGCAGATCCAGGTCGTAGAGAATACGCTCAAGGAACTGGATTGCGCCGATAAGCCATCGATGATTATCTTCAACAAGATAGACAACTACTCATGGGTAGAAAAAGAGGAAGACGACCTCACACCGATGGAGAAAGAGAACATCCCGCTGGAAGACCTGAAGAAGACCTGGATGGCAAAACTCAATGAGGACTGCCTCTTCATCTCGGCAAAGAACAAGGAGAACATCGACGAATTCCGCGAGATACTCTACAAGAAAGTAAGAGAGTTGCACGTACAGAAGTATCCATACAACGACTTCCTGTACCAGGATTATGAGTAA
- the clpB gene encoding ATP-dependent chaperone ClpB has product MTFDKFTIKAQEAVQEAVNIAQRNGQQTIEPVHLLSGILEKATDVTNYIFQKLGMNGQQIAMLLRQEMQHLPRVQGGGQPYLSNETNQILMNAEDTAKKMGDEFVSVEPILLAIVQGNSTAARILKDAGANAKDMLAAIQALRQGQNVKSQSADDNYQSLEKYAKNLVEQARSGKLDPVIGRDEEIRRVLQILSRRTKNNPILIGEPGTGKTAIVEGLAERIVRGDVPENLKNKQLYSLDMGALVAGAKYKGEFEERLKSVIKEVTNANGQIILFIDEIHTLVGAGGGEGAMDAANILKPALARGELRAIGATTLNEYQKYFEKDKALERRFQTVMVNEPDEVDAISILRGIKERYENHHKVRIQDDACIAAVKLSERYISDRFLPDKAIDLMDEAAAKLRMERDSVPEELDEITRHLKQLEIEREAIKRENDQPKIQQLDKEIAELKDQEHDFRAKWEGEKALVNKIQQDKQEIENLKFEAERMEREGNYERVAEIRYSKLKALEDDIKKIQEQLKSTQGGAAMVREEVTADDIAEVVSRWTGIPVSRMMQSEREKLLHLEEELHKRVIGQDEAITAVSDAVRRSRAGLQDPKRPIASFIFLGTTGVGKTELAKALAEYLFNDESMMTRIDMSEYQEKFSVTRLIGAPPGYVGYDEGGQLTEAVRRKPYSVVLFDEIEKAHPDVFNTLLQVLDDGRLTDNKGRVVNFKNTIIIMTSNASREMLRKIFRPEFLNRIDDIITFKPLTQEQIAEVVELQMKRVKKMLEPQGFELRWTPAAIQYLAKVGYDPEFGARPVKRAIQDYVLNDLSKKILAEEVSREKPITIDHTDADGLVFKNQ; this is encoded by the coding sequence ATGACATTCGACAAATTTACAATCAAGGCGCAGGAGGCGGTACAGGAAGCCGTAAACATTGCGCAGCGAAATGGTCAGCAAACCATCGAACCGGTGCATCTGCTTAGCGGTATTCTTGAAAAGGCTACCGATGTGACCAACTACATCTTCCAGAAGTTGGGCATGAACGGACAGCAAATCGCCATGCTCTTGCGTCAGGAGATGCAACATCTGCCTCGTGTGCAGGGTGGCGGTCAGCCGTACCTCAGCAACGAGACTAACCAGATACTGATGAATGCCGAGGATACCGCCAAGAAAATGGGCGACGAGTTCGTTAGCGTAGAACCTATCCTGTTGGCTATCGTACAGGGCAACTCTACTGCTGCACGTATTCTGAAGGATGCTGGTGCAAATGCTAAAGATATGCTCGCTGCCATCCAGGCACTGAGACAGGGACAGAACGTAAAATCACAAAGCGCTGATGACAACTATCAGAGCTTGGAGAAATATGCGAAAAACCTTGTAGAACAGGCAAGAAGCGGCAAGCTGGACCCAGTTATCGGACGTGATGAGGAAATCAGAAGAGTGCTCCAGATTCTGTCACGAAGAACCAAGAACAACCCTATTCTGATAGGTGAGCCTGGTACAGGTAAGACCGCTATCGTAGAAGGTCTTGCCGAGCGTATCGTACGTGGCGATGTACCGGAGAATCTGAAGAACAAGCAACTCTATTCTCTCGATATGGGTGCGCTGGTAGCCGGTGCCAAATATAAGGGTGAGTTCGAGGAGCGTCTGAAGAGCGTCATCAAAGAGGTAACCAACGCCAACGGCCAGATTATCCTCTTCATCGATGAGATTCACACCCTGGTAGGTGCAGGCGGTGGCGAGGGTGCCATGGATGCAGCCAACATTCTGAAGCCAGCCCTGGCTCGTGGTGAACTGAGAGCCATCGGTGCTACTACCCTCAACGAGTATCAGAAGTACTTCGAGAAGGATAAGGCGCTGGAGCGCCGTTTCCAGACCGTCATGGTCAATGAGCCTGACGAGGTAGACGCCATCAGTATCCTCCGTGGTATCAAGGAACGCTACGAGAACCATCATAAGGTACGTATTCAGGATGATGCCTGCATCGCAGCCGTCAAGTTATCAGAGAGATACATCTCTGACAGATTCCTCCCTGATAAGGCTATCGACCTGATGGATGAGGCAGCAGCCAAACTGAGAATGGAGCGTGACTCTGTACCAGAAGAACTGGATGAGATTACCCGCCACTTGAAGCAGTTGGAGATTGAGCGTGAGGCCATCAAGCGCGAGAATGACCAGCCTAAGATTCAGCAGTTGGATAAGGAAATTGCAGAATTGAAGGATCAGGAGCATGACTTCCGTGCTAAATGGGAAGGCGAAAAAGCGCTCGTCAACAAGATTCAGCAGGATAAGCAGGAGATAGAAAACCTGAAGTTTGAGGCTGAACGCATGGAGCGCGAAGGCAATTACGAGCGTGTGGCTGAAATCCGCTATTCTAAACTGAAGGCGCTCGAGGATGACATCAAGAAGATCCAGGAGCAGCTGAAGAGTACACAGGGTGGCGCAGCGATGGTCAGAGAGGAAGTTACTGCTGATGATATCGCTGAGGTTGTAAGCCGCTGGACCGGGATACCAGTAAGCCGTATGATGCAGAGCGAGCGTGAGAAACTGCTCCATCTGGAGGAAGAACTCCACAAGAGAGTCATCGGACAGGACGAGGCTATCACCGCTGTAAGTGATGCCGTTCGCCGCAGCCGTGCCGGTTTGCAGGATCCTAAGCGTCCTATCGCCAGCTTCATCTTCCTCGGTACTACTGGTGTAGGTAAGACGGAACTTGCCAAGGCGCTGGCTGAGTATCTGTTCAATGACGAGTCGATGATGACCCGAATTGATATGAGTGAATATCAGGAGAAGTTTAGCGTAACCCGTCTGATCGGTGCGCCTCCAGGGTATGTAGGCTACGATGAAGGTGGCCAGTTGACCGAGGCTGTACGCCGCAAACCATATAGTGTGGTTCTCTTCGATGAGATTGAGAAGGCGCATCCTGATGTATTCAATACCCTGTTGCAGGTATTGGACGATGGTCGTCTGACTGACAACAAGGGTCGTGTAGTCAACTTCAAGAACACCATCATCATCATGACTTCCAACGCAAGCCGTGAGATGTTGCGCAAGATCTTCCGTCCTGAGTTCCTGAACCGTATTGATGATATCATTACCTTCAAGCCGTTGACCCAGGAGCAGATTGCCGAGGTTGTAGAACTTCAGATGAAGCGAGTAAAGAAGATGTTGGAGCCTCAGGGCTTTGAACTTCGCTGGACTCCTGCAGCTATCCAGTATCTGGCAAAGGTAGGATACGACCCAGAGTTTGGTGCCCGTCCTGTAAAGCGCGCTATCCAGGATTATGTCTTGAACGACTTGAGTAAGAAGATTCTTGCAGAAGAGGTTAGCAGAGAGAAGCCAATTACCATCGATCATACAGATGCAGATGGATTGGTCTTCAAAAACCAATAA
- a CDS encoding DUF4954 family protein, giving the protein MNDYRPLTTEEIEVLKHNDCWAEDWTSVNVSEDFKPNFMHRVMLYGEINIGSFNKNVEVSQGFVKHSGINNATLRNVTIGDDCLIENVGNFINNYTIGDDCYISNISTMETTEGATYGEGNLVSVLNEVGEGNVILFSDLNSQLAAFMVKHFPDKEMKEKIRQLIKTDIDNKMPDRGQIGNNVKIINTKEITNCVINDYCEVNGASRLSDCTLLGSAHGNVYIGTGVITENSIIAEGASVINSVKIQDCFVGEACQLSNGFTASASVFFANSYMSNGEACAAFCGPFTASHHKSSLLIGGMFSFYNAGSATNFSNHAYKMGPMHWGILERGSKTASGAYLLMPATLGSFSVCFGKLMHHPNTRNLPFAYLIADGDKMFLIPGRNITTVGLYRDIKKWPKRDLRAMENRKSIVNFDWLSPYSVGEILKGKKILENLREVTGDNVSQYLYHEYIIPASSLHKGIKYYDIALRIYMGAVLKRVLKRDPAITPPASHVGVGDWDDLSGLLLPVSEEEGIVRDVKEGTIGNIEQLLDRFEEINANYRDYQWAWTYQMICDYYGISDITLEDANRIHEDYIKARRSWIAEIRKDAEKEFAMGDVEEEVFRNFVDSLDQEIEYEN; this is encoded by the coding sequence ATGAATGATTACAGACCTTTAACCACCGAGGAAATCGAGGTGCTTAAACATAACGACTGCTGGGCCGAAGACTGGACCTCAGTCAATGTATCAGAAGATTTCAAGCCCAACTTCATGCACCGCGTGATGCTCTACGGCGAAATAAACATCGGATCCTTCAACAAGAACGTGGAGGTGAGCCAGGGCTTCGTAAAGCATTCGGGCATCAACAATGCCACCTTGCGCAATGTAACCATAGGCGACGACTGTCTGATAGAAAACGTAGGCAATTTCATCAACAACTATACCATTGGCGATGATTGCTACATCTCAAACATCTCTACCATGGAAACCACTGAGGGAGCTACTTACGGCGAAGGAAATCTTGTGAGCGTACTCAACGAGGTGGGTGAAGGCAACGTAATCCTCTTCAGCGATCTGAACAGCCAGCTGGCAGCCTTCATGGTGAAACATTTCCCTGACAAGGAAATGAAGGAGAAGATTCGCCAGCTCATCAAGACCGACATCGACAACAAGATGCCGGATCGGGGTCAGATTGGCAACAATGTGAAGATCATCAATACCAAGGAGATTACCAACTGCGTAATCAATGATTACTGCGAAGTGAACGGTGCTTCCCGTCTGAGCGACTGTACGCTATTAGGCTCAGCTCATGGCAACGTATATATCGGCACAGGCGTTATTACGGAAAACAGCATCATCGCTGAAGGCGCCAGCGTCATCAACAGCGTAAAGATACAGGATTGCTTCGTAGGCGAAGCCTGCCAGCTGTCTAACGGCTTTACCGCTTCAGCCTCCGTATTCTTCGCCAACTCCTATATGAGCAATGGCGAGGCTTGTGCAGCATTCTGCGGTCCTTTCACCGCTTCTCATCATAAGAGCAGTCTGCTTATCGGAGGCATGTTCTCTTTCTATAACGCCGGTTCTGCCACCAACTTCAGCAACCATGCCTACAAGATGGGACCTATGCACTGGGGCATTCTGGAGCGCGGTTCCAAGACAGCCAGCGGTGCTTATCTCCTGATGCCAGCCACTCTGGGTTCCTTCTCAGTATGCTTCGGCAAGCTGATGCACCACCCTAACACCCGCAACCTGCCTTTCGCCTATCTCATTGCCGATGGCGACAAGATGTTCCTCATCCCAGGCAGAAACATCACTACCGTAGGTCTGTACCGCGACATCAAGAAATGGCCTAAGCGTGATCTCCGTGCTATGGAGAACCGCAAGAGCATCGTCAACTTCGACTGGCTTTCGCCTTATTCTGTTGGCGAGATTCTGAAGGGTAAGAAGATTCTTGAAAACCTGCGCGAGGTAACGGGCGATAATGTTTCGCAGTATCTCTATCACGAATATATCATACCGGCTTCATCGCTCCACAAGGGCATCAAATATTATGATATCGCCCTCCGCATCTACATGGGTGCCGTATTGAAGCGTGTACTGAAGCGCGACCCAGCCATCACCCCTCCAGCCAGCCATGTCGGCGTGGGCGATTGGGATGATCTTTCGGGACTCCTACTCCCGGTTTCTGAAGAAGAAGGCATCGTTAGGGATGTGAAGGAAGGAACTATCGGGAATATAGAACAGTTGCTCGACCGGTTTGAAGAAATCAATGCCAACTATCGCGACTACCAGTGGGCATGGACCTACCAGATGATCTGCGATTACTACGGCATCAGTGACATCACACTCGAAGATGCCAACCGCATACACGAAGACTATATCAAGGCACGCCGCTCATGGATAGCAGAAATCCGAAAGGATGCTGAGAAAGAATTTGCCATGGGCGATGTGGAGGAAGAGGTTTTCCGCAACTTCGTCGACAGCCTCGACCAGGAAATAGAATACGAGAATTAA